From a single Candidatus Binatota bacterium genomic region:
- a CDS encoding cytochrome P450, which translates to MYRALREHDPVHLVEEGDYWVLSRFAEVFGAVTDAATFSSASGLTVDYSEMKELGLEAPIVMMDPPAHNAVRKLGVKQFTPAKVRLIEKLVRVLAVERIEKLREMGSGDIVAELFKPIPSRVVGHFLGVPESVRERFDDWSEAIVAANAEGELDRARDAVGEMFLLFSELIERRRADPGDDLFSALVTAEVNGEPLSMAVILGFGFTMVAGGNDTSTGLMAGAAELLTASPEQRRALAADPSGLPAAVEEFLRLTSPVQGLARTTTRDVQLCGRTIPEGRKVMLLYASANRDEREFGDDVDHCDPRRSVARHLALGYGQHHCIGAAAARLMGRVALEELLVRCPDFSVDAAAGRYAEGNYVRRFKTLPFEARGLA; encoded by the coding sequence ATGTACCGCGCGCTGCGAGAGCACGACCCTGTGCACCTGGTCGAGGAGGGCGACTACTGGGTGCTTTCGCGTTTTGCCGAGGTGTTCGGCGCAGTTACAGACGCGGCCACTTTCTCTTCGGCCAGCGGACTGACTGTCGATTACAGCGAGATGAAAGAGCTGGGCCTGGAGGCGCCCATCGTGATGATGGATCCTCCCGCCCACAACGCGGTGCGAAAGCTCGGCGTAAAACAGTTCACCCCGGCCAAGGTGAGGCTCATCGAGAAACTGGTGCGTGTCCTGGCCGTGGAGCGCATCGAAAAACTTCGCGAGATGGGCAGTGGTGACATCGTCGCCGAGCTGTTCAAGCCCATTCCCAGCCGGGTCGTGGGTCATTTTCTCGGGGTACCCGAGTCGGTGCGCGAACGCTTCGACGATTGGTCCGAGGCCATAGTGGCGGCCAACGCTGAGGGCGAGTTAGACCGGGCGAGGGACGCGGTGGGAGAAATGTTCCTGCTCTTCAGCGAGCTCATCGAGCGACGCCGCGCTGACCCGGGGGATGACCTGTTCTCTGCCCTGGTAACGGCCGAGGTCAACGGCGAGCCACTGTCGATGGCGGTCATACTGGGCTTTGGCTTCACGATGGTGGCCGGCGGCAACGACACCAGCACGGGCCTGATGGCGGGTGCCGCCGAGCTGCTCACCGCCAGCCCCGAGCAGCGGCGGGCGCTGGCGGCCGACCCCTCGGGTCTGCCGGCCGCGGTTGAGGAGTTCCTGCGCTTGACCAGCCCGGTGCAGGGCCTGGCTCGCACGACTACCCGTGACGTGCAGCTGTGTGGACGTACGATACCGGAGGGCAGGAAAGTGATGTTGCTCTACGCCTCGGCAAATCGAGATGAGCGCGAGTTCGGCGACGACGTCGACCACTGCGACCCCCGTCGGAGCGTCGCTCGTCACCTGGCGCTGGGTTACGGGCAGCACCACTGCATCGGTGCTGCTGCGGCCAGGCTCATGGGCAGGGTCGCCCTGGAAGAACTACTCGTGCGTTGCCCCGACTTCAGCGTTGACGCGGCCGCTGGCCGTTACGCCGAGGGCAACTACGTGCGCCGCTTCAAGACCCTGCCGTTCGAGGCCCGGGGCCTGGCCTAA
- a CDS encoding RidA family protein: protein MSERVIPASMQSHYDGFHFAPAVKDGGRLYCSGQLGVGPGDVLSADPGEQFVQAFENLATLLAEAGVAMADLIEMTTYHVDMADHLPAFMQAKDRFVAEPYPAWTAIGVSALAFPGALVEIRAIARLAE from the coding sequence ATGAGCGAGAGAGTAATCCCGGCCTCCATGCAGTCGCACTATGACGGCTTTCACTTTGCGCCCGCGGTCAAGGATGGCGGCAGGCTCTACTGCTCGGGACAACTCGGGGTGGGCCCGGGCGACGTCTTATCGGCGGACCCCGGCGAACAGTTTGTCCAAGCCTTTGAAAACCTGGCCACGCTGCTCGCGGAGGCCGGCGTGGCAATGGCCGACCTGATCGAGATGACCACCTACCACGTTGACATGGCCGATCACCTGCCCGCGTTTATGCAGGCCAAGGATCGCTTCGTGGCCGAGCCTTACCCGGCGTGGACCGCGATCGGGGTCTCCGCACTGGCCTTTCCCGGTGCGCTGGTCGAAATTCGCGCCATCGCCCGTCTCGCCGAGTAG
- a CDS encoding nitronate monooxygenase translates to MLGIDYPILSAGMGPSLIGERTGAPVELVVAVSEAGGLGVLGGAGFSVDGLRQAIRKIHKLTDRPFGVDLLLPGQIVSAGDRPETEEDQRPLNEVVKALPKAHYDWLMKMKEEFDLPDTNTTMTGNTTVTRPRAAIAVCLEENVPLFCSGLGDPGFMVEDAHAAGMKVLGISGNAKNAGRIAASGADLVVAQGHEGGGHTGRVGSFALWPQAIDAAAPTPVLAAGGVGDGRGLAAALAMGCVGVWVGTRFLASTEGGALANQKQAIVDAGDEQTRRGHFYTGKTSRATYNGVHDLWEKSGLEPLPFPVQVLLSSALVDMFNAAGRQEYIGPFAGQVCGLIDDIKPAAEIVDEMVEQATDILGRKLAEEVQLA, encoded by the coding sequence ATGCTGGGCATCGACTACCCGATACTGAGCGCCGGCATGGGTCCGAGTCTGATCGGTGAACGCACGGGTGCGCCTGTAGAACTGGTGGTGGCCGTCTCCGAGGCGGGCGGCCTTGGTGTTCTGGGCGGCGCTGGCTTTTCGGTAGACGGCTTGCGCCAGGCCATACGCAAAATCCACAAGCTCACCGACCGGCCGTTCGGCGTTGACCTGCTCCTGCCCGGGCAGATAGTGAGCGCGGGGGACAGGCCCGAAACCGAGGAAGACCAGCGCCCGCTGAACGAGGTAGTAAAGGCACTGCCCAAGGCCCATTACGATTGGTTGATGAAGATGAAGGAGGAGTTCGACCTCCCCGATACCAACACTACGATGACCGGCAACACCACGGTCACGCGCCCGCGGGCGGCCATAGCCGTGTGCCTGGAGGAAAACGTGCCGCTGTTCTGTTCGGGCCTCGGCGATCCCGGTTTCATGGTCGAGGACGCCCACGCTGCCGGGATGAAGGTGCTCGGCATCTCGGGCAACGCTAAAAACGCCGGCCGAATTGCTGCCTCGGGCGCGGACCTGGTGGTGGCCCAGGGCCACGAGGGCGGCGGGCATACCGGGCGAGTGGGTTCTTTTGCCTTGTGGCCGCAGGCTATCGACGCGGCTGCACCCACGCCGGTATTGGCTGCCGGTGGGGTGGGCGACGGCCGCGGGCTGGCGGCTGCGCTGGCCATGGGTTGCGTCGGGGTCTGGGTGGGCACACGATTTCTCGCATCCACCGAGGGCGGCGCGCTGGCCAACCAGAAGCAGGCTATAGTCGACGCCGGCGACGAGCAGACGCGGCGTGGCCATTTCTACACGGGCAAGACATCCCGGGCCACTTACAACGGCGTCCACGACCTGTGGGAAAAATCAGGGCTCGAGCCCTTGCCCTTTCCGGTGCAGGTGCTGCTCTCGTCGGCGCTCGTAGACATGTTCAACGCCGCTGGCAGGCAGGAATACATCGGTCCGTTCGCCGGCCAGGTCTGCGGACTCATAGATGATATAAAACCGGCGGCTGAAATCGTGGATGAGATGGTAGAGCAAGCCACCGACATCCTGGGACGCAAGCTGGCCGAAGAAGTTCAGCTGGCCTGA
- a CDS encoding LLM class F420-dependent oxidoreductase, with amino-acid sequence MKFGVMFSNVGPMGTPDFLPDFARLNEAAGMESLWTVEHVVVPSGYKSTYPYSGDGRMPGAEESPIPDPILPLVYAAAVTEKIKLATGVLILPQRHPFYVAKEIATLDVLSRGRAILGIGVGWLEEEFDALGISFADRASRTREAVAAIRSLWKAEPEAFDGKFFNWGPMHSSPGPVQAAGVPVVVGGHTPIAAKRAARYGDGFFPAVGGPEQLEPLLLVLKEECDKLGRDAGEVEISVGMGDCDLDTALRLQDMGVSRAVIAPRGFDSGSLEKGLAIFDDKVMSRL; translated from the coding sequence ATGAAATTTGGAGTTATGTTCAGCAACGTGGGACCGATGGGTACCCCCGACTTTCTGCCTGATTTTGCCCGCCTGAACGAGGCGGCGGGCATGGAGTCACTGTGGACCGTGGAGCACGTCGTCGTTCCGTCCGGCTACAAGTCGACCTACCCATACAGCGGCGATGGGCGCATGCCCGGTGCCGAGGAGTCACCGATTCCCGACCCGATACTGCCCCTGGTCTACGCGGCTGCGGTTACCGAGAAGATCAAGCTGGCCACCGGCGTGCTCATACTGCCGCAGCGCCACCCGTTCTACGTGGCCAAGGAAATCGCCACCCTGGACGTGCTGTCGCGGGGACGTGCCATCCTCGGCATAGGCGTCGGGTGGCTCGAAGAAGAGTTCGACGCGCTGGGAATTTCCTTTGCCGACCGTGCGTCTCGTACCCGCGAGGCCGTGGCCGCGATACGGTCGCTGTGGAAGGCCGAGCCCGAGGCCTTTGACGGCAAGTTTTTTAACTGGGGCCCCATGCACTCCAGCCCCGGGCCGGTGCAGGCGGCGGGCGTGCCGGTGGTGGTCGGCGGGCACACGCCCATAGCCGCCAAGCGGGCGGCTCGTTATGGCGACGGGTTCTTTCCGGCCGTGGGTGGTCCGGAGCAGCTTGAACCCCTGCTGCTCGTGCTCAAGGAGGAGTGCGACAAGCTGGGTCGCGACGCCGGCGAAGTAGAAATCAGCGTCGGCATGGGAGACTGCGATCTCGACACGGCCCTGCGTCTGCAGGATATGGGCGTGTCGCGCGCGGTTATAGCGCCCCGCGGATTTGATAGCGGCTCGTTGGAAAAGGGGCTTGCCATTTTTGACGACAAGGTGATGTCCCGGCTCTAG